In Zingiber officinale cultivar Zhangliang chromosome 9B, Zo_v1.1, whole genome shotgun sequence, the genomic window CTCGGACCCACCGCCGGCGCCGTTGCTGGACCTGGGCgagctgcgcctctggtccttctaCCGCGCGCTCATAGCCGAGTTCGTGGCGACGCTGCTCTTTCTCTACGTCACCATCGCTACCGTCATCGGCCACAAGGAGCAGAACGCCGTCAACCAGTGCGACGGTGTTGGCTTGCTCGGCATCGCTTGGGCCTTCGGCGGCATGATCTTCATTCTCGTCTACTGCACCGCAGGCATCTCAGGTTCTCAGTCAGCTTCTCTACTCTCTCGGGCACTAAGCCAAACACCTTGTGCGCACTGATTAGAAGGTTGTGTTTTTTCTCAGGTGGGCACATCAATCCGGCGGTGACGTTCGGGCTTTTCCTGGCGCGGAAGGTGTCTCTGGTCCGGGCGGTGCTGTACATAGTGGCGCAGTGCTTGGGCGCCATCGTCGGGGTGGGCATCGTGAAGGGGATCATGAAGCACCCCTACAACTCGCTGGGCGGCGGGGCGAACCAGGTTAACTCCGGCTACTCTAGAGGCACGGCTCTCGGCGCCGAGATCATCGGTACCTTCGTCCTCGTCTACACCGTCTTCTCTGCCACCGACCCCAAGCGCAGCGCCCGCGACTCCCACGTCCCCGTACGTCAAAATCCCATCCTTCTTCAGCTCGACATCAACAAAGTCCCATCGTTTTCGTCTCatctcaaagaaaaaaaaaatcgattttgCTTGATCGCAGGTACTGGCGCCGCTCCCCATCGGCTTCGCTGTCTTCATGGTGCACCTCGCCACCATCCCCATCACGGGAACCGGCATCAACCCCGCCCGGAGCCTCGGTCCCGCCGTCATTTATAACCAGGACAAAGCCTGGGATGATCAGGTAAATCCACCAGCCAAGTACTGAAGTGTGTGATTAACTCAAACAAGCTCACTTCATATTCTACTTTGTTTTGTG contains:
- the LOC122024209 gene encoding probable aquaporin PIP2-6; amino-acid sequence: MSKEVSVEAEQPPAKDYSDPPPAPLLDLGELRLWSFYRALIAEFVATLLFLYVTIATVIGHKEQNAVNQCDGVGLLGIAWAFGGMIFILVYCTAGISGGHINPAVTFGLFLARKVSLVRAVLYIVAQCLGAIVGVGIVKGIMKHPYNSLGGGANQVNSGYSRGTALGAEIIGTFVLVYTVFSATDPKRSARDSHVPVLAPLPIGFAVFMVHLATIPITGTGINPARSLGPAVIYNQDKAWDDQWIFWVGPLVGALAAAAYHQYILRAAAIKALGSFRSNPTN